The Solanum pennellii chromosome 11, SPENNV200 genome contains a region encoding:
- the LOC107003275 gene encoding hexokinase-3 → MGRLGVGLAVGCALAACIVAAAMVGKRVNKRSKWLKMVKVLEELEESCDTTVFRLKQVVDAMAVEMHAGLASEGGSKLKMLLTYVDKLPNGREEGTYYALDLGGTNFRVLRVHLGDQRSAILGQDIERQPIPQHLMTSTSEDLFDFIASSLKDFIEKEGNDLEQTSPRRRELGFTFSFPVKQSSVSSGILMKWTKGFAIEDTIGRDVSECLQLALSRKGLDVRVAALINDTVGTLALGHYNDEDTVAAVIIGTGTNACYLERADAIIKCQGLLTTSGSMVVNMEWGNFWSSHLPRTSYDIDLDVASPNPNDQGFEKMISGMYLGDIVRRVLLRMSKQSDDFGPSSSKLAVPFVLRTPLMAAMHEDDSPDLSEVAKILEEVLELPDVPVKVRKLVVKVCDVITRRAARLAAAGIVGILKKIGRDGSGGIASGKFRSNRPSRMRRTVVAIEGGLYTSYTTFREYLNEAMAEILGEEVSPYVILRVMEDGSGTGAALVAAANSAPEAADTVQLQ, encoded by the exons ATGGGGAGGTTAGGAGTTGGGTTAGCGGTGGGTTGTGCTCTGGCGGCGTGTATTGTAGCAGCAGCTATGGTGGGTAAGAGGGTAAACAAGAGGAGTAAATGGTTGAAAATGGTGAAAGTTTTGGAAGAACTGGAGGAGTCATGTGATACTACTGTTTTTAGATTGAAGCAAGTAGTTGATGCTATGGCTGTTGAAATGCATGCTGGACTTGCTTCTGAAGGAGGGAGTAAACTTAAGATGTTGCTTACATATGTGGATAAACTCCCAAATGG GAGGGAGGAGGGAACATATTATGCTCTGGACCTTGGTGGTACAAACTTTAGAGTTTTGAGAGTCCACTTAGGAGATCAAAGGTCTGCTATTCTTGGACAAGATATTGAACGGCAACCCATTCCACAGCACCTAATGACAAGCACAAGCGAG gATCTCTTTGATTTCATTGCTTCATCGCTAAAGGACTTCATTGAAAAGGAGGGTAATGACTTAGAACAGACTTCACCTAGGAGGAGAGAACTTGGTTTCACATTTTCATTTCCTGTGAAGCAATCTTCCGTCTCATCTGGCATTTTGATGAAATGGACAAAAGGCTTTGCGATTGAAGATACG ATTGGGAGAGACGTTTCTGAATGTCTGCAACTAGCACTCTCCAGGAAAGGTCTAGATGTGCGGGTTGCAGCACTG ATAAATGACACTGTGGGAACTCTAGCTCTTGGACATTATAATGATGAAGACACAGTTGCTGCGGTTATAATTGGGACTGGCACTAATGCATGCTATTTGGAACGGGCAGATGCAATTATTAAGTGTCAAGGTCTTCTAACTACATCTGGAAGCATG GTAGTCAATATGGAATGGGGAAACTTTTGGTCATCTCATTTACCAAGAACCTCATATGATATCGACTTGGATGTTGCCAGCCCTAACCCAAATGATCAG GGCTTTGAGAAAATGATATCAGGAATGTATTTGGGAGACATTGTCAGGAGAGTGCTCCTTAGAATGTCTAAACAGTCAGATGATTTCGGACCTTCATCTTCAAAATTAGCAGTTCCTTTCGTCTTGAG AACACCGTTGATGGCTGCTATGCATGAGGATGATTCACCTGACTTGAGTGAAGTAGCCAAAATCCTAGAAGAAGTTCTAGAG TTACCCGATGTGCCAGTGAAAGTCCGGAAGCTTGTAGTGAAGGTATGTGATGTCATTACTCGAAGGGCTGCTAGACTAGCAGCTGCTGGTATCGTAGGAATCTTGAAGAAGATTGGTCGAGATGGGAGTGGGGGCATAGCTAGTGGAAAATTCAGGAGTAATAGGCCAAGTCGGATGAGAAGAACAGTTGTGGCTATCGAGGGTGGTTTATACACAAGTTACACCACATTCAGAGAATACCTGAATGAAGCGATGGCGGAAATTTTAGGGGAAGAAGTTTCCCCATATGTCATTCTTAGGGTCATGGAAGATGGATCAGGCACTGGAGCAGCTCTTGTTGCTGCTGCAAATTCAGCCCCTGAGGCGGCGGATACAGTACAGCTGCAGTGA